In Myripristis murdjan chromosome 23, fMyrMur1.1, whole genome shotgun sequence, the DNA window tgaggtgtgtgtttgtgtgtgtttgtgagggatCAGTGGCAGCATTCAAGCTTTCTACCCTCCTCAAGGCTTCAAGAGTCTGTTTAAGTTGAGGTTAAAAGTGAGAGCCAGGGAAGCTGGAGGGACTGAGAGAGTGTGAGGCTTtagtatgcatgtgtttgcttgtttgtccaGTCTCAGATTAGTTGGAAGAAGTGCTGTGTTTATACCATCCTTCAAAAAAATCTACTTATTTGATTTTAAccattattttttcttctaaaacCTCCTGAATGAAATGCATTGTGTACTTGAGTTGCACCTTAATCAAGACTGTTGTGTGTAATCAGTTACCTGCATGGTATTAGTTACTCTGTGCGTTTGTTGGAGGCAACTTGCCACCAGCTGCAGAGCCGGCAGTGCAACTTtttaagaaaacagaaataaaaactgaaacaaaagtgTGCATCAAAGAAGTACTTAAATGAAAAGACTGCAAAAACAGCTAAGTTATCCTATCATtagattttgaaaaataaaattaaaaaaaaaaaaaaaacttccatcACCATCAAAATAAGGAGGCTCAGTGGTGAAGACAGCTATGGAAACTAGAAAAGTAGACCTagaaaatgtgtcaaatgtaattgttattaatgttatgtATGTCATTATCTGCAAACATCTCAATATTATATTTCAGCATTTAATATTTGGCTATCAGCCCAATCCTAGTATGATGTTAAGAATTAACAATGTATTGTTGTGTGTCTCAGATGTGATTTTATATTTGTCGCGTGCCCAGctcctcatttatttttccaacagGCGATAAATATTTTCCTAATCACGTTTCCCAAATTCTATCATCAGAAATAAAGAGATCTTGAGATCTTGATTAATATCTGTTGTTTTCGTTCCTCCCCCCCCATGCCAAGGAAATAAAATTCAGTGTGTTTAAGCCGTGCTCATAACGTCCTAATTTCCCAGTGTGGGACTCCATTAGCCGCTGTAGAATGGATGGCGTGAGTGGGGTGAATATTGATTGGAACAACAGTTTCAACACGCAGTATTAATGTCAGAAAGAATAGGCTGCTACATTAGGCACAGAGAAATTCCTGTTGGAATCAATAGatgtgtacgcacacacacacgcacacacactcacacacatagaaCTACCACAGGCAGATGGAGGGCAATGTGAAGGCCTAAGTGCTGAGATAATAACCGTTTGATTGGGTTAACAGAAGCAGCTCTGTTTAGGTCTACTGCTTTACCTCACCCTAATATCATATTGTCTGTCTTCTTTTTCAGCTCCAGGCCATTGAGCTGGCTCTATTAGTGAATATCTACTTCATTGTAATACTTGAGCAAGATAGAATGCACAAAATCTGTTTACAGTTTCCCCCACATTGCTCTCCGACACAGCCAGCCCTTTGGttttaaatagaatagaatggatcATAATTAGCCCCAGgcgagattttttttattttacatcaaGAGATCCCGTAGAGCACAAAAAAATAGCAGCACAGAGCACTCATTCATTCCATAAATGAGACGATAATTCATCCTTTCATTGCATTACATACAATAAATTATACAGAAACCACAAAATTGGAAGGTTGTAATGACATCCTGAACAGAAATCATCAGTCAGAGGCTAACCGAATGAGGTTATGAATGAGGTggtgattttctcttttttttcttttttttttttcctttcattttggGGAGCTGGCAATGTTTGGCCTGAAGGCAGGACAGTTGATTCTGGATGTGGCTGTCAGTGTTGTGGGCGCAGGCTTCAGTGAAGGGAATTCAGAGAAGAAGACAGGGCTTTGTTACCGCAGAGAAAGTATCGGGGTAAGGATGTCAGGGCGAGCAGCAAATTACTTCAGCTGGGAACAGAGGATTTTTGAGAGGCCTCTGCCTTTATTTAAAAGGTGTCAGCAGTTCTGCGGCGTCGCGCTGACAAGACAGACATATTAGAGGATCTGTACGTCTCCTCCCTATCAGACGGCTATGTAGGCCAAGAGACCAATTTGCATTTCAGTCTGGCCTTGCGAGCATCTCTGCATGTACTGTAAAGGGAATGataactcttaaaaaaaaaaaaaaaaaaagactctttgAAGCTGGGCTCCAATTTAGGTCATCACAGAATTGTTAAACAATAGCATTGGCCTTACAAGAAGACAGCAGACCAACTCGTATGTTTCCTATTCGAAAATGAGATGAGTCTCCAGGATCAAATTAAATAGGCCGATAAGACTTTATCTGGGGAGAACATTGGCACATTGCACAGCAACACTTACACCAGGTGCTggaactcctttttttttttgtaaggactTATTTTGGGACAGTACATGCGTACACTTTGTACTTGCAGTGTGTGGCACTCTTGTCAGAGCACAGCAAATTTTTCATGAGGCACTTACAGCAACATTCTGTAATTGCAATGCTTTTTCATAGACGACAAACACAGGTCGGTGCACTGTTCTCCAGTTTCAAACAGCACTATAACTGAtcaattttaaaatacaaatgcCTGCACTGCaacaaatctccatcttaaaggaccacaccagtgaatgttgcatcatttttctacaacaacaaatcatgcaacatataatcaaaatccctagatttgtatatttgtgtatcCCTAGATACATGAAATTTCTactgtagattttattttaaatcatcttTATGGTGAATAAACCATTCATGAAAAtgtccagagaaaaaaaaaatcttgtatcACTCAAGCCCTGATGCACCTGCCACACCTGGGCAGAGGAGATCTGTTGTTCTCATCCAGGTTAAATAAGTTGGTTCGCCTTTAGTGCTGTAAATCAGGCACAACAAGCTATTACAACAATGACATTAAACCCCTCCTTCGTTTTTGTGGTTTCTGGCACAACTTAAAATACATACTTACCAACTCTAAAAAGCTAAATGTTTGTAACCTGAATGTCCACTTTCAGTTGCGCTCAGCAGATCAACCCACTTGGATCAAGAAAGTGACACTCCATTCCAGAAAATTCAGAAAACTGATCTATATTTTCACCTCtttcaagaaaaatattttaacactgaatatgagacctaaataacttttttttttttttttttttttttttttttgcagggtaaGGTACACTGATAGTGTGGTGTAGTAATACCTTGTGACTATGGTAGGATGGCTGCAAATGGTATGGCAAATTAAGAATAGCCTGCAGGCAGATGCCGGTAAGCCAAATGCTGCACGGTGGTTGGTGAGTTAGTCCACTCCTCCAGCTACTTTGACAGGCAGCCAGCCATTATTCAGAGGGCCTATTCTATTATTAACATCTCACATAACTGGCAAAATGGAGAAAGTGGCTGATGAATTTTGGAATTAGCTTTGTTCCCGGCCATGATTACACACAGGACCTGCCAATAGGACTCAGAAAAGCTTGTTCAGGAAAGTTTGTGTGGCCCAGGAGGAGCAACAatgtttcctcctcagctcgTTGTGGTGGTGAAATCAGCACAcagtgttcctctgctggtctCATCATGCCCCCAGGCTTCATCTGCTCcctgactgctgtgtgtgtgtgtgtgtgcgttctcACATGTTCATATGTGCCTAtgattcctgtgtgtgtgtgtgtgtgtgtgggtgggtacACTATCTGcatggtgtgtgcatgtgtgtgtgtatatacatgcatcctttttcacacatgcacatgtgagtttgtgtgagCAGTTTTGTGTACATGttaatttgcatgcatgtgcttgGTTGTTGGCATGCTCCCTATATGTTGtggtgtgcatatgtgtgagtgtgggtgtatgtgtgtgtgtgtgtgtttgtgcatagtTAGGCACTAGATATGTAGGCTTCCTCAACAGATGGCCTTTTCAACACACACGCTACAGCTCTTGCCAGCCCCAAAACACAGGcaggggaacacacacatgcacacacatacacacacacacagataatgcTCTCAGCCTTCATGTGAGCAAACTAGTGCCAGAACAATTGCATAATGCATAATTTCTGAGACAACAGACGCTCATGGAGGATGAAAATGTGACTGTAAGGAACACTTAGTTAACCATGTTACAGTGTGGTAAATTTGGTGCTGGGCCTATCTTTAGCAAACTGTGAAACCCACGTTTCAAGGTGCGTCATCCTCAGTCATTTGTATTGTCATCAGCAAACATTGTATCTGTTttcaccaaaaaagaaaaaaaaaaaaaaaaaaaaaaagaccagcaTTAAGTTTTGATTTCAGCCCTGAAACAAGACTGGGCAGGAAAACCACATCGCATCACATTATTCACGTTACTCAAGTGCACTCACTGTGTCATCTCTGATGTAGACATCAGTTGGTGTGAagtatgaacaaacaaaaacagttggCACACCATGGAGCTTCATTTAGAAGTCGGTGCACCAGGGTGATGCTTCAAACACACCTGCTCTTAATCAGACAGTATTCACAATGCGACGTGCCATCTTAAAGGAATATCtcactcaaaatacaaataattgtTGAAATTATGTACCAACTAGGTAGCCCATTTGCACCACTCGCTCTCTTTTGCAGCTGTTGCCGTGCTCATTTTTTCTGATTATATGCTCCTGTTCCACAATCGATTTCATTAAAACTTCCAGTTGAAAATGTAATATGACACGCTGGTTTGGAGAATCCTTTTATTTGCGCTCCACTGATGCTGGCTTTTTAAGTTCACCGTGAACACACCTCATCCAGCTCCAACTTGACTGAACTTGAATTGTTCTGAATCTAAAACTCAGGGTATGTCGTATTGGATTTGTTCAACTAAGAGGTCAGGGTTACATTAAGGTGTGTTCAAACACCTTCCTGAAACACCCCACAGCAAACTGTATCCATCCTCCTCTAATTTGTAGTCACTGGAGGCAGATCAATATGGTTTGCCAGTGTTCTTCaccaggaaatagttcccagtgaaactcTTTGCACCCAGGGCCTGTGGATTATGCCAGTTATCTGTGTcatctgtgtaaaaaaaaaaaaaatacccatctATCCCCATTGTACTGCAGAAAACTTGAAAACCTGCCAAATCATACAAAAATTATCTGTATAGATAGATTGCACTAGGGATAACTGCAGTAAAGTATATCTTTAAACCTATGACCAGTAACACTGCATGTACTCGTATGATCAAAACTCAGAATTTCAGCACCTGCTTTCATGCtctcatgcatgttttttttagtgAGTTAGTCAACAGCTTTTGGCACCCAACTAGAAAACCACAGGAAAATGCTCACCTGTAAAACATTCTGCACTTAAGCGTATTTTTTGCACACTCACAACTAGTGTTGTATCTGTTTTCACCAAAACAGATGTtgttgcatcagtgtgtgttaatGCGAGGGCTGAGACAAGCCCGTGCAGGGACACCGAATACCTCAGTTGACTGGATACTGAGTTTCATCCTGAATGTTTTGCCCATGGCTACCACTGTTCTGTCCGTCTAACCAACACTGGCAGTGATTATTGGCTGCTTCGTTATGCTTATACACCGGCACAAAGCCATGTTCTTGGTGATTTCCCCTCCTATTAATTAACCTGCCttactttctctctgtcccctcccctccctcgaTCAGGAAGCCTCGTCCCGTCTCCCAACTGGTCTCCCAGCAGCAGGTGACACAGCAGTTTGCATCACCCACGCAGCccaagaaggagaagaaggagcgagtggagagggagaagagcgACAGAGAGCCGGCACTCAAGAAGAACAGTCATAAGAAGATGAGGTAAACAAACTGACAGCGGGAGGGGGGGGCGAGGAATGAAAAGGAATGGGATATTACAGGGACGCATGAATAAACAGGAGATCTAGCTTGCGTTGCCACCTGAACTGAGGTTGATGTTGTGTTGTCATATTTCATAAAGGGCTTGAATTTTCAAAAGATGGAAGTGAAGAAACAGGGAGAGACGTGAAATCAAGTTTCAAAGGTGCTCTGTGGGGTTTCCAGTGGAATTGCTCTTACTTTGCTTTTTACTTTTGAATAAAAATGCCTTCATCAGAGCTGCAGGAGTTGACTGTGGTTCTAATTGAAGAGAGCATATTGCACTGGTTTGTCAGTGAGATAGTCAGCAGTGCCACTGTAAATGTCATGCAGGCACTCCGTTTGTTCTCACAGCttttatttgtctctctctccccaaccTCTTTCCAATCTGCCCATCAGGCCGAGGTTAAAAAACATCGACCGGAGCAGCGCCCAGCACCTGGAGGTGACGGTGGGCGACCTGACAGTCATCATAACGGACTTTAAGGAGAAGGCCAAGCCCTCGTCCACCTCGGCCACGTCCTCCAGCGCTGCGTCAATGGCAGCAGACCACCACAGCCAGAACGGCTCCagctcagaaaacacagagaagggGCTCTCCCGCTCCTCCTCGCCCCGAGGGGAGGGGACCTCTGTGAATGGAGAGTCCCACTGAACCGCCCCGctccaacccccaccccacccacacacaccccacacacccCGCCCTGTCTCCTCTGCACTCTCCAGGCCCTGAACCGCTGGAGGACTCACTCATCCCTGCCAGAGGGCTGCACGcagttgacaaaaacaaaacattcagatcccatttttatttttattttttttctgcatattgATTGCAATAAGAGTTGTGATACATTTGAACAGATTTGTCATTCATCAGAGTCTTAAAACGTCTGGGAATGTGTTGTTTGgtacacagaaaacaacatgtcAGTGCTTATGATTTGGCCCGTTCGAAGGTTTTCCACAGCACTGGTATTCCTCATTTCGAAAGCTTTCTGAATCGCCTTTCCCtttggaaaagaaaatgcaCCACCATGGAAGCTGATCCAtactttcattttgaaatgaataatgaaattacatGACATAATAATGAAATGTGCAGCCCTGCCCTTCTTAGCATCATCGACTGCCAGCAGAGTGAGCTGTCCTTCCTCCATGTTGAGTTTTCAGCCTCCATCTGGAATCTTCACCTCCCCGTTTTCATCCCGCAACACCCTCTAACCGCACTCCCAGTGATTCTACGCTGAACTTTGAACTCCCAAATACCTCCAGCAAACCTTCACTCCTGACCCTGATACTCTAAGCATTAAGTTCTGGACTGATTGAGCTATAGAACTTAGAGCAATTATTAcgtttttattttgattgttttttccgCTGCATTAGCGCTGTATCCATACTGGCatcgttttgtgtttttctattatttttttgtgcagttcGGCTTGGTGCAGGTAGGTGAGTGTGCTGGTAAGACACCTGAACATACTTGGAACCAGCTCACCATTGGTTTACAGGATAATATcggtgtttatttgtttgttttttaagtttgtgCCAATCATGCAAGTGGCCCCTCTCCTTGACATTATTCCTGGTGGTGTCTGCACACAGTTAGCACAGTTGGATATATCAGcgtttgtttttcctgctgttaAAAGAAGTCATTAATTTTTGTACAGTACAATTAACAGCCTTCACAGGCTCACaggacacatttttttctcagtgtttttgctttatctttattttattgcactcAAGGTGACGGTTTCCATGTCAGTGCATGCATTCCAAAGTCTCTTACTGGACCAGAGCTTATGTCAGCCTCTCTGATTGGATGAGCAAGGCTAGAGGAAGTGCATGCCGCGATGTAAACATGATGTAAACAAACCTTTTCATCATCCTTTGTGATTAACTTAGGATCAGCTCACTGCCAGTCGACACCTGCAGGgagaaatggaaaatggaaagagaATGGAAATAATCCCTCCGAAACATGCCGCCTCGCAGACTTAAAAGTCACATCCATGTCTTTGCATTTGTGGCATCTTTGTTATCTGGGACAGCGGCTAACGAgtgaatgttttgaaaaatgtaattacatatAGCGTCGCAAAACGCTCGGGGAAATGTAAACTAGATCCAGACAGCAGGAAAGGGGCCGCAGCTCTAAAAACGACACCGATATTCTCCTTTTAATCTGTTTCTCCTGCACAAACGGAGCCACACCTGCTCAGCGTCCCAACGGGAGAACAAAAGGGTGCTGATGTTGCACTGCACTCACAGAGGGCCCAGTATGAGTACAGCACCGCGCTaatgcaatggaaaaaaagaaaaaaaaaaacaaaaagaaaaactaattgTCTTGAAGCAAAGTTTTGACTTCCGGACATGCACATTTAGTAGCTGTATAGGTTATGGCTTGCAATACGATGGACTTCAGAAACTGTTGATATTCCTCCACTTCAGTgtagagcagaggaggagcttttGGAATACACTAAACTCCTGGCAGAGCAACTTTAGATCAGCCTAACTAAACAACGACTTTTAAAAACCTGTAGAATAATACAAATGTTAGACAAACAGGATATTTCTCGATCTATTGtactaaaatgttttaatgtggtTGTATTATACATCAAACCAGTGTTATTGTCAAGATTTTTACTTTATAACAGTTTAGGACAGTTCCTGAGGGCTGTCATGGCATGATAATATATGGTCCTGATATATGTATTGTGGGACAGGCTGTGTCTCTTAGTTTGTAAGTATCATTAAATGTGTTAGAGACATTATTCTCATAGGTTCACTATGCTAGCTGGGACTAGGTGTGTGGACTCACGAGAGCTGTTTGGAGAGACGTTTGTTATCGGTTGTGTCATAAATGGAGAGACACTGTTATTATTGGTTGACAATGCATCAGCATCACTTGTTCATAAAggtttgcatcttttgttttgattCGCCATGCGCTCTTGTTTCAACTGTGTGGATTGGTTTATAACatgaataagaaaataatgaaattatggCTTTCAGaccgtctccctctctttccccctgcctctctctctctcacacacacacacatacacgtgatTCTCTGCAAGCTACAATGTCGGTGTGCATGTTGACATACATACTCACTTTAGCACAATATTAAGATTTACTTTTCAGAGTATTACCGATCTCATCTAAATCTTGTCCTGTGCAAACAAGCAAAGgggaattgtttttgtttttgtaatattgTTACTGACCAGTTTCTGTATTTTAGCTCCATCTGGTGAGTGCCATAAATGACTGCTGCTTGACAGCTCCCCCTCTCCACTAAACATGTTATTGCTCACAGCTCTTCATCTGGTGGAGTGCATTGACCTAGTGGaagataaacattttattttatttttttcaatctgtggGACAGACATGAGACACCTTACCACCGTCACAAAGATTTTCATATCTAGTATAACTGCAACTAGTAAATATTGTCATTGTCGATTTGTATGTCGACCATCATATCGATGAATCTTTTCATCTGTAAAATgccaataataatgacaaatgctcattGAAAGTTACTATAGGCCAAAGTGATGTCTTAAATTAAAATCACTTTCTTTAGTCTATCTTGCAGCCAACATAAATCCTTTGAGATATTTTTTATGCCTTTGAATgattataaacaaacaaacaaacaaacaaaaaaacacatagctttg includes these proteins:
- the yaf2 gene encoding YY1-associated factor 2, which translates into the protein MGDKRSPTRPKRQPKPSSDEGYWDCSVCTYKNTAEAFKCMMCDVRKGTSTRKPRPVSQLVSQQQVTQQFASPTQPKKEKKERVEREKSDREPALKKNSHKKMRPRLKNIDRSSAQHLEVTVGDLTVIITDFKEKAKPSSTSATSSSAASMAADHHSQNGSSSENTEKGLSRSSSPRGEGTSVNGESH